cctcatggttttaaaacgtgtctattagagagagatttccacgcccttgtatagaaatgcttcgtttctcaCTCTAACCACTCTcgttggggccagcgtcctcacttgCACATTGcttagtgtctggctttgataccatgagtaaatattgtccactttaaccTGCAgtctcactgttttaaaacgcgtttactagagagagattttcacacccttatataggaatacttcgttcctcACTCTAACCAacgtgcgatctcacaatccatccttacgggggccagcgtcctcgcttgcacattgctcagtgtctagctttgatactatgagtaaatattgtccactttaaccCACAgtctcactgttttaaaacatgtctattatagagatgtttccacacccttataatgtttcgttttcctctccaaccgatgtgagatctcacacataAACCCGACTTCATAGCTCCATGTTATACATAAAAATTCAACaacgaagaagagagagaaacgaaaagaataaaatgaaaaaaaaaaaaagaaaaaaaaaagaaaagaaaagaggagacAAGGCACATGGTGATGGGAAAATGCAGAATCTGTATGGTGTTTTATGGAGAGGCATTATTTGAAGTGGAAGAAGCTGTGTTTCCATGGAagacaaaattttgattaagaaaatgaCTTATAAGCATAATGGATGAAGgtataattaaatcaattgatattttcatattaataattctcaaccttataataaaattagataataataataataataatggtcCATTGAAGCCGATTTCCCACTTACATGCCCACATAAACTTTCGAGTTTAGTCAAATTATCCCatcaaaatcgaaaacctTTCTTCTCAAATATAACCCAtacattttttcaaatatattcctATCTTTTTCCATACTCCGTGACAATTCGATCGAGATTTAAATGATGGACAATTTATCATCCTCCACTACACCCTCGTAAAACATTGAATCTAAGCCACTCGTTCTTCTCATAATAGATCCCGActtaaacaatatcatatatatttcaataccACGatcaaatattagatatattataaaattcataaaataaatataataatttataaaggAATGGGGTACGTGGCGGGGTTTTATTGGGAGTTAGAAAAGGTTAGGAAAAGGCTAGGGCGGGGAAATGACAGAGCTACCTTATCCGTTGACTGTAGATAGACAAAATAGTACCCAATGAGGGAGTGACGCGTGTAAGGTAATTACCGCAGGTAGCCGGTTTTAGATCTACCGACTATGAAAGTCTGGAAGTGAGGTCTTCGATGGATTAGAGCCACGTGTGCATATGATGGGCACGATCTTGTCAGATTAAGGTTTTGCAAAAGGTGGGTTTTGTTAAAACGACAGAACTGTCACCGTCAAAGTGGGGACAGTCGCTGCACtatgtaaaataataataNaaaaaaaaaaaaaaaaaaaaaaaaaaaaaaaaaaaccctaaagcCTCGTCTTGGAATCTCCATCGTGCTCGGTCCCACTGACGTGGACGTGCTTTACCACCTGGCAATCGATCCGTGGCTAGATCAGAGTAAAAAACACAGGAGTGGGCCCCACCACTTCCAcctatttatttgtttatatgcatatacatatatacatacatatacatatgcatatacatacatacatacatacatatatatatatatatatatttatttataattgttttgtcctattaaaatttaaaggtttattttatatgtttatcTCAAAGTTTAATAATTGGGCTTCTATTCTCTGCATTTGTCTGTATAATAAACTACCTGGATTatctaattatatatttttaattataaaatggaagaaattaaaattttactaaTTTTTAGTGAACTTGAAAACAGGAATTAGAGGTCtaattatctaattaatttttaggcAATTCAATAATTAGTGGTATGTTTTAAGTTTATGACAAaatgtataattttaatacttaaaattaaaaatcaaaggtATCATCGTTGCTCGAGTATATTcgtattaatgtttttaaattgagattaaatatatatagaaaggGTGATTTTATCATAAATCCAGTAATTTTAATGTGGCTATCacgttaaataattttgagaagTGGGACCGACAAAGAGCAATTTAGTGAGGGTGATGTGTGACCTAGTGCGAGAACACACACGTGTACCCTGTTTTTGTTGGGTACCATTCCACCTCATGTCTACAGATTTGTCCACCCATCTTTTTACCGTCGTCGatctaatattttgaaaaaatattttgtcttGAAATATCATTCCTTCCGTTGCAAATTTACTCTAGCATATTGATGAAATTATTTAGATACTTACACTAACCTATTGTAAATGATTACACGAGATCATGCTTATTTACATCTAATTCTAAGTTTGACGATTTCGATAACCATTTgatttatgaaaaagaaaaaagaaaaatacgtATCGTATCGTATCGTATCATATCGTATCATATCATCGTTTCATGTGTGACACTCCAAGGCTATCATCCATTGAATCAAAACTCACAAAAATGAGCTTTGGGACACCTTCAATAATGGCTGATCCATGTATGACACTCCAAAACCTgctcaaaatttgaacttctcCTTCAAGTACACCACTATCTCTTGCTGcatcacaaaataataataatcactTTCGAATTTGTGTCTAGTTCATATAGTTATTAACAGCAAACAACGTTCATGTGATTCGAAAAATTCAAACTATCCAACTTAAACGGTTAGGGTTATGTTGGGTtggttaaaattttcaatttagttcaTATGTTAGGAACTTTTTGGCTTAGCCAATCCAAAAATAACGTTCACATCTCAACCCAACGACACATTTGACATAGGTAATAAATGTCAATGGTACATTGTGacttattgtgagatctcacgtcggtcgAGGGTGAGAACGAAATATTgtttattagggtgtggaaacctctcactgctagacacattttaaagatCTTGAGAAGAATCTCGAAAATATCCAAAGAGGACATAGTAGTGAGtttgaaagtttttaaataattggaaGAGTTTTTTTCAATCCCGACAAAGtgttgaattgggttggattCGGAACATTATTCAAGTTATTTGGGTCACTAACTAACTCACTAACCACAATGGGTCTAAAATTTTCTAACCGAGCTTCTATATTCATCTAGTTAATTTAGATgaacgactctccacaatgatatgatattgttcgcATAAGTGCTCATGGCTTTGATTTGGGCTTTCATAAAAGGCCTCGTTCTAATGAAGAtaatatttcttgtttataaattcatgatgaATCAGCATTCAACGTCCTATTATTGCTTAGTCATGGATCTAAGATTAAGATCTCGCCTACCAATTATGATcggattttaaaatatgaagaaaagaaagaaatatattaatagtgAAACAGAGAGAACTCACTATGAAGCAAAGGAGAACACAACCAGCGGCACCGGGAAACAGAGCATACCAGAAATTGAGATGCTGCATCTTAGCTCCATCGATGAACATTAGCGGCAAACTTGCAGCTGTTAACAttacaataaaaaatcaaattcaatccATATTCCCAAACACACAGACCACAAATTGAGTGGGGCTTCAATTTAACCTGGTGGGTGCGTCGAACCAGTATAGATCATGAACGCCATGGATGCAGCCAGAGCAGAGCTTCTAGCCAGCCATCCAGGCCCCAACAAAGTAAACGCCAAAACGCCAATTGCCGCACACCCAATCTGGGCCATGAACATATTGTACTTCTGCACCAAAAGAAACCTAAATTTAGTTCTTGGTTCAAAGCAATTGAGCTGTCAGAGATGTGGCGAGTACTCGAGCAGCAGGGGATGAGGGCGCTGCGAACAGGATAGCACAGACGGCTCCTAATGGCGCAATTGTCATAGAAAGCCCTTTTGGCGCTAGAATCTGATCCATTTTCCCCAGCATTGCCATCGCTGCAAATGCCCCTGTTTCATTCATGACAAAACAACGTTACCCATCTCGCAGTTCTTCATCACGGTCGAAATTCTCATAGATTATGATTCATAAGGGACCTTCTCTAACCTGCAGAAGGCCAAAGGATATCACTGAGGGGAGGAGAAACAAAGCCTTTGTCTGGTTTCGACCCATCTGAAATCGGTGCACCAGCAATGCCGGACGCCACAATACTCCTGTAACTGAGtccaccgccgccgccccCATTTCGTCTTCTCCTCCGATCGTTGAGTAATAATCCCAACGGCCTAACAGACCCATCTATTGAAACCCCTCGTTTTCCATTCAATAAATGGCAATTGGGCAGCaaagaaatgaatgaatggTTTACACGGAAACTGGGTTGATACGGCTGCTGGCCACGGTGGTGAATTGGCTTCAATTGCAGACTCATACTGGATTTTACCCTCGACCCACCTCCAAGCTTCGATTGTTTGGAGACAAAACAGGGGAGAAGAtgaagacaaagaaagaaagtatgGTAAAAGCCGCAAAACAAAGTttgagaaataatatattgaaaGGTGAGGCTGACAAAGACACCATCTGGAGGGGTATGGGATTTGGGAAAAGCTGTGAAGAACGCCAGAGggcttgaaaaggaaaaaaacagaTAAAAACTCGAAGCTGTGTTGCGGAGTTGGCCTTTGAAGAGGTCCAAAGGCCATTCCCGAAAGGCTAAACCATAtggaaaaaatgaataaagaatAGCAGCAGGCAGCCTCTCTGTTTCGCTCTGTTTcgctctgtttctctctgtcCCATCGTGCTTGTCCTTATCT
This genomic interval from Cucurbita pepo subsp. pepo cultivar mu-cu-16 chromosome LG20, ASM280686v2, whole genome shotgun sequence contains the following:
- the LOC111782708 gene encoding uncharacterized protein LOC111782708 isoform X1; amino-acid sequence: MSLQLKPIHHRGQQPYQPSFRVNHSFISLLPNCHLLNGKRGVSIDGSVRPLGLLLNDRRRRRNGGGGGGLSYRSIVASGIAGAPISDGSKPDKGFVSPPLSDILWPSAGAFAAMAMLGKMDQILAPKGLSMTIAPLGAVCAILFAAPSSPAARKYNMFMAQIGCAAIGVLAFTLLGPGWLARSSALAASMAFMIYTGSTHPPAASLPLMFIDGAKMQHLNFWYALFPGAAGCVLLCFIQEIVVYLKEKFKF
- the LOC111782708 gene encoding uncharacterized protein LOC111782708 isoform X2; this encodes MSLQLKPIHHRGQQPYQPSFRVNHSFISLLPNCHLLNGKRGVSIDGSVRPLGLLLNDRRRRRNGGGGGGLSYRSIVASGIAGAPISDGSKPDKGFVSPPLSDILWPSAGAFAAMAMLGKMDQILAPKGLSMTIAPLGAVCAILFAAPSSPAARYNMFMAQIGCAAIGVLAFTLLGPGWLARSSALAASMAFMIYTGSTHPPAASLPLMFIDGAKMQHLNFWYALFPGAAGCVLLCFIQEIVVYLKEKFKF